In Enterobacter asburiae, the sequence TTTTATATCAGGATGAGTTCACAAATGAAGAGCTTGAACGTGGTGAAGATGTTCGAAACATAAAAGAGCTTTTCGTATTTAAAAATAAAGAATGGATTAATGATATTAATACAATAAGAATAAAGGATATTAACCAAGATATTCATATATCATCAACATACATCATGTCATTAGATGGAGTGGGTTATTATGCTTTTTCTAATAAGTCAGAAGATGAGTTATACCAATATTTAGTTAATAACCTTTGCGATCATTATATCGCTGTAAGTGAAATGTCATTGGAAGACATAGAAGGAGCTTTAGAGGCAATCGAAGAAGATTTGTTTGATATATACCGAAGTAATCTATCTTTAGCCAACAAAATGATTTTAGATGTTTCAAACAGATTTAAAATAAAACCTGATTTGAAAAGACCATTACTCACCATCGTTTAAAAAGGGCTGTTAAGCCCCTTTTATATTGTTCACTGTTTTATGATGTGCTATGTTTACCTTCTAACTTAAATGTTGAAAAGGATAAAACATGAGCGCATTAGGGCATTTTAATAACATTCGCACTATCAGAAAAGAAGCCCATGAGATGGGCTATGACACCTTCCTTGAGTTCGCTGAAAAGGTTCAAACCGTTAAGGATGAGTTCCTAAAAGAAGCAGAAGAGGAAAAAGCGAAACAGGCACTGGTAGAAGAGAAGCTTAAGGCTACTACCGAACTTCTCCAGTCCGAGGGCTTTGAAGTAAGCCTTGAGGCCGTCAGAGCGCTTCTGTTAGGTCAAATTGATACACCTGCCCCTACTGGCAAGGGTAAAGGTGGTAAAGGCGTTAAACGTGGTTCTGTTGAGCCAAAATATGCGTTCACTGTAGAAGGTGAAGAACAGACGTGGACAGGCCGTGGACGTATGCCGTTAGCGCTGAAAGAATTGATTGAGAAGGGCGAAGAGCTGGAAAGCTTCCTGATCAAGAAAGAAGACTAAAAACAATACCAACACCAGAAAATAAAAGCCCCTCGATAGGGGCTTTTATTTTGGATTCACTCATTGGCATCTTTCTTAAGTTTTTTTACTGCTTTGAATGCCTGATATAACGCTGTTAACGTTCCTGCTATGAACATCAATCCTGCATTTGAATACTCTGGATTAAAAGCAGTCCATACAATAGCTCCACAACCAGTGAATACCAATGCTATATAAGTCCATGCATCTATAACTAAGTTTGTTCTATTCATAATTTATTCCTCTCTATTATTTGTCGTAAAAGTATATTGTGACGGGTCTACCGCCATAACCATCATCATTGTTGATACAGGCCGCTGTAAGTGTTGCCATGTTGAGATCCATACCGTTATCAGTGTTCTTCACCTCTGTAGACGCTACAACTATCTTGAAGAAGCTTGAACCAGCCTGAGTGACGAACTTGGCACAGGCATCTACAGACACGTTCTCAAACCCTATGTAAAAGCTA encodes:
- a CDS encoding H-NS family nucleoid-associated regulatory protein, whose protein sequence is MSALGHFNNIRTIRKEAHEMGYDTFLEFAEKVQTVKDEFLKEAEEEKAKQALVEEKLKATTELLQSEGFEVSLEAVRALLLGQIDTPAPTGKGKGGKGVKRGSVEPKYAFTVEGEEQTWTGRGRMPLALKELIEKGEELESFLIKKED